A single genomic interval of Labilibaculum sp. DW002 harbors:
- a CDS encoding tyrosine-type recombinase/integrase gives MTSKGNISKSEHIDWKYIPLAIQKLELDEKYKIALIVAFGCFFGLRLKSILTIRWEDILNKESFELKDKNKERTIFIIDDIRNLINRIYIKLGSPELNQYIFLNNTGKQVLSSQYVNKQVKLLFTKYEIPYQNLSSDSFLKTFCIKFLESKDFSIEAKKWISRLLGHASWTITTNFLGYSSSSEDKDNYNSFSMDMGF, from the coding sequence ATGACATCAAAGGGAAACATATCAAAATCTGAGCATATTGATTGGAAATACATTCCACTTGCTATTCAAAAGCTAGAATTGGATGAAAAATACAAAATAGCTCTAATTGTTGCTTTTGGGTGTTTTTTTGGTCTTAGGTTAAAAAGTATATTAACAATTAGATGGGAAGATATACTAAACAAAGAATCTTTCGAGCTTAAAGATAAAAACAAGGAAAGAACCATCTTTATTATAGATGACATTCGAAACCTTATTAATAGGATTTATATAAAACTGGGATCTCCAGAACTTAATCAGTACATATTTTTAAATAATACGGGTAAACAAGTCTTATCCTCGCAATATGTCAACAAACAAGTCAAATTGCTTTTTACCAAATACGAAATACCTTATCAAAACTTATCCTCAGATAGTTTTTTAAAGACCTTCTGCATTAAGTTTTTAGAATCAAAAGATTTCTCTATCGAAGCCAAAAAATGGATTTCCAGATTATTGGGGCATGCTTCGTGGACAATTACGACCAACTTTTTGGGCTACTCAAGTAGCTCCGAAGACAAGGATAACTATAATTCATTCTCCATGGATATGGGCTTTTAA
- a CDS encoding VanZ family protein, which translates to MSLFTSAREKKLWFYALLVWMAILSSLIFAYPLFRLLGNENSQALLFILCMGIIGTTIILHAFRRKLAQNDIVNVLGIVAVFLMLFLRLGLAERTHLIEYSVLTIFIHRALIVRYQDKHKGLYITILALLLSLIIGVFDEFIQVFIPNRVFDMTDFLFNGLAAGIAIGASLLWQWIKKMLF; encoded by the coding sequence ATGTCTTTATTTACATCAGCAAGGGAAAAAAAATTATGGTTTTATGCTTTATTGGTTTGGATGGCTATTTTGTCGAGCCTGATATTTGCATATCCTTTATTTCGATTATTGGGGAATGAAAATTCGCAAGCATTGCTGTTTATTTTGTGCATGGGAATAATAGGTACAACTATTATTTTGCATGCCTTTAGAAGAAAATTAGCCCAAAACGACATTGTAAATGTGTTGGGTATTGTGGCTGTATTTCTGATGTTATTTCTACGTTTAGGGCTCGCCGAACGCACTCACTTAATAGAGTATTCTGTACTTACCATATTTATACATAGAGCATTAATTGTGCGTTATCAAGACAAGCATAAAGGCTTATACATTACAATACTTGCACTGCTTTTATCTTTAATAATTGGTGTTTTTGATGAGTTTATTCAGGTTTTTATTCCCAACAGAGTTTTTGATATGACTGATTTTCTTTTTAATGGATTGGCTGCTGGCATAGCTATAGGTGCTAGTTTGTTATGGCAATGGATAAAGAAAATGTTATTCTAG
- a CDS encoding SDR family oxidoreductase, with the protein MSKDKIGNKGWTPLSLGNLSGKTVVITGANTGAGFEATKILLSKGAEVLMLNRSEEKSYKAIDDLKAQFGAKAKVSFIKMDLAELSSVSNAAKEVIKTIPKIEALICNAAVAQVAKQSFTLDGFESQLGINHYGHFLLTKLLFNKVEQGGKRIVVVASEGYKMGLKTIQFDDMNWDKNYHPNNTYCHSKLAQMIFAYELQNRIKEANKDVKVYVCHPGASKTSLINKDTPLMTRIMWTILSNSPMVQSAEKGAYPEVMCATEDGLDQKAYYGPTKRNNWVGPVGACKLESFVLDRELAVKLWAVSEKQTACKWNF; encoded by the coding sequence ATGAGTAAAGATAAAATTGGGAATAAGGGATGGACTCCGTTAAGCTTAGGAAATTTAAGCGGAAAAACCGTTGTGATAACAGGAGCAAACACAGGGGCTGGTTTCGAAGCTACCAAGATATTATTGAGTAAAGGTGCTGAGGTGCTTATGCTTAACCGCAGTGAAGAAAAATCCTATAAAGCAATCGATGATCTTAAAGCTCAATTTGGAGCAAAAGCTAAAGTTTCATTTATTAAAATGGATTTGGCCGAGCTTTCTTCTGTTAGCAATGCCGCAAAAGAAGTAATCAAAACCATACCTAAAATTGAGGCATTAATTTGTAATGCTGCTGTTGCACAAGTAGCTAAGCAATCATTTACACTTGACGGTTTTGAAAGCCAATTGGGAATAAATCATTATGGGCATTTTTTATTGACTAAGCTGCTATTTAATAAAGTAGAACAAGGCGGAAAAAGAATTGTTGTTGTTGCAAGTGAAGGTTATAAAATGGGACTGAAGACGATTCAGTTTGACGATATGAATTGGGACAAGAATTACCATCCTAACAATACCTATTGCCATAGTAAATTGGCTCAGATGATTTTCGCCTATGAACTGCAAAATCGAATAAAAGAAGCAAACAAAGATGTCAAGGTTTATGTCTGTCATCCAGGTGCTTCTAAAACATCACTTATTAATAAAGATACTCCTTTAATGACACGGATAATGTGGACTATCCTTTCAAATTCTCCAATGGTACAATCAGCCGAAAAAGGTGCTTATCCGGAAGTAATGTGTGCCACAGAAGATGGATTGGATCAGAAGGCTTATTATGGTCCTACAAAAAGGAATAATTGGGTTGGTCCTGTAGGTGCGTGTAAATTGGAGTCGTTTGTATTGGACAGGGAGCTTGCAGTAAAATTATGGGCTGTTTCGGAGAAGCAAACAGCTTGTAAGTGGAACTTTTAA
- a CDS encoding helix-turn-helix domain-containing protein, producing the protein MDIPNVIDKGKVFMSCVMDKQFTWEYISPQHIVAFIYSGELVLSYGKNSLTFVAGDTVLVSKNQLHRSIKKPVNGQAFKCVSMVLPEEQLRKFYLNRSTLETWAENISKQRPVKPDPLLEGFFGSLLSYFDMQDELPDELVAIKIQEVLTIIDTVDKRVSSVLGTFSEIGKIDLEKYMEEHFMYNLTLEKFAFLTGRSLTTFKSDFKKIFKNTPGKWLTEKRLNLAHHKLNAEKQKTTDVYLSVGFENLSHFSFAFKKAFGYSPSSIYE; encoded by the coding sequence ATGGATATTCCGAACGTAATAGACAAAGGCAAGGTTTTTATGTCTTGCGTAATGGACAAACAATTCACTTGGGAATACATTTCGCCACAACATATTGTCGCGTTTATATATTCTGGAGAACTTGTTTTGTCGTATGGTAAAAACTCCCTCACTTTTGTAGCAGGCGATACCGTTTTGGTATCCAAAAATCAACTGCATCGAAGCATAAAAAAGCCTGTTAACGGACAAGCTTTCAAATGTGTATCGATGGTTCTTCCTGAGGAGCAACTACGTAAATTTTATCTGAATCGCTCCACATTAGAAACTTGGGCCGAAAATATTTCGAAGCAAAGACCTGTTAAACCGGACCCTTTATTGGAAGGTTTTTTTGGTTCTTTACTGTCTTACTTTGATATGCAAGATGAACTCCCTGATGAACTAGTTGCCATTAAAATACAAGAAGTTTTAACCATTATTGATACTGTAGATAAAAGAGTAAGCTCAGTTTTAGGTACATTTAGCGAGATCGGAAAAATAGACCTGGAAAAATACATGGAAGAGCATTTCATGTACAATCTAACCTTGGAAAAGTTCGCTTTTTTAACAGGCAGAAGTCTGACTACCTTTAAATCAGATTTTAAAAAAATATTTAAGAATACCCCTGGGAAATGGCTTACTGAGAAAAGATTGAATTTGGCACATCATAAACTAAATGCTGAAAAGCAGAAGACCACTGACGTATATCTTTCGGTAGGTTTTGAGAACCTCTCTCATTTTTCCTTTGCTTTTAAAAAAGCATTTGGTTACAGTCCTAGCAGTATATATGAGTAG